TTCGAGAAGCTGATGGATGATGTCAAACCCGTTTGGGAGTGGTTTGAGGAACTATTTGGCGAGCTTTCCCCGCCGAATAAGATAAAGCAATTTATAGTCCACTTCACCAAGTTCCATGAGAGATACAGAGTGCTGCTGCAAGATGCCACTGAGGATACTGTACGGATATGTGCACGTGCCTACATTATGATGCTGCTATCCACTCAGTTGTTTGGTGATAAGAGTGGAAATCAGGTTTATATACGGTGGTTGCCCTTTGTGGCGAAGCTAGATGAGATGGGCAGCTATAGTTGGGCTTCGGCAACATTGGCTTGGCTATACCGATGTATGTGTCGGGTTGCAAACAAAAATGTGACGAACTTGGCTGGCCTGCTTCAGCCACTGTAGTCATGGATTTTCTGGCAGTTTCCTTGTCTCAGACCGCGGGGATTCGAcgctttttcttttccattggctTATAGGTATCGTTATATGGGCACTTAGACTTTCAGTCTTAGATTTTATGGTTCCAGTTACATCCTACATTATTCCCAGTTTATATATTCGTATAACATTGTCTTTGTTCAGGTGGGCCACGTATTTACTGACATCCGACCGCAGGGAGGAGAGAGTTATCTAGTGTCGCCTTGCATTGGACCGCTTAGGTCATCACGATGTAAGTTGTCTGT
This region of Arachis hypogaea cultivar Tifrunner chromosome 8, arahy.Tifrunner.gnm2.J5K5, whole genome shotgun sequence genomic DNA includes:
- the LOC140174736 gene encoding serine/threonine-protein phosphatase 7 long form homolog, giving the protein MHLQDRIIPYLESIGLYHLTQFNTRWFWLDEPLVSAFIERWRPETHTFHMPFRECTITLQDIAYHLGLPVDGLPVSGCLTDFEKLMDDVKPVWEWFEELFGELSPPNKIKQFIVHFTKFHERYRVLLQDATEDTVRICARAYIMMLLSTQLFGDKSGNQVYIRWLPFVAKLDEMGSYSWASATLAWLYRCMCRVANKNVTNLAGLLQPL